Below is a window of Undibacterium sp. YM2 DNA.
TTTTGCACGCCTGCAACCTCTGCTGGGCCACAGCATCTTGCAACATGCGGTAGTAGCTACTTACTCCGATCATCTGACTGCGGCGACGACGCTGACCATTCCCGACTTTGTGAAGGCAGAACGCCAGGTGGCTGAGCAAGCTGGTGTCAGCAGCTGGCAAGCCGCCATTACCGCAGGCCATCAGCCGCGCCCCCATGCTGCCGGGCCGGATGACCTGGCCTGCATGCCCTATACCTCGGGCACGACCGGCAAACCCAAGGGTTGCATACATAATCACCGCTCGGTCATGTTCAATATCGTCGGCAGCCCGACCTGGTCAGGCGCCATCGTCGCCACCCATGTGGCACTGGCAGTACTGCCCTTCTTCCATGTCACCGGCATGCAGTCTGTCATGAATGCCATGATTTATTGCGGCGGTACCCTGGTCATCCTGCCACGCTGGGACCGTGATGCTGCGGGACAACTGATCACCCGTTATGCCGTCAGCAACTGGACCCTGGTGCCATCGATGATGATCGATTTTTTGTCGAATCCACGACTGGCCGAATATGATATTTCCAAACTGACCCGGGTATCTGGTGGTGGCGCGGCCATGCCTGCCGCCATCGCACAGAAGCTGCTGGAATTGTCAGGACAGGTGTATATGGAAGGCTATGGCCTGTCAGAAACCATGGCCCCGTCCCACCTGAACCCGCCACAACGCATGAAGCAGCAGTGCCTGGGCATGCCCTACTTCAATGTTGATTCCCGCATCGTCGATCCAACCACGCTGCAGGAAGTCAAACAGGGAGAAACCGGCGAAATCTGGATACACGGCCCGCAAGTCTTCCAGGGTTACTGGAAAGACCCGCAAAAAACCGCCGACTCTTTTGCTGAACTCGATGGCAAAAAATTCTTCCGCTCCGGCGACCTCGGCTATATGGACCCGGAAGGCTTCTTCTTCTTCACCGACCGCCTGAAACGCATGATCAACGCCAGCGGCTTCAAAGTCTGGCCCGCCGAAGTCGAATCCATGATGTACCAGCACCCATCAATACAAGAATGCTGCATCATCGCCGCCCACGATGCCTACCGAGGCGAAACCGTCAAAGCCGTGGTTGTCAAAAAACCGGGCAGCGATGTCACTGCCGAAGACATCATGAACTGGGCACATGAAAAAATGGCCGCTTACAAAGTGCCCAAATTTGTCGAGTTTGTAGATAGTCTGCCGAAATCGGGGACGGGGAAAGTGATGTGGCGGACACTGCAGGAGAAGGAAGCGGCGAAGAAATAGGTTTGAAGTAGCTCAGGTCGTGGTGTCGTTGGTTTTGACGTTGATGTTGTTTTTGACGTCGATGTTGTTTTTGACTTTTGCAGTTCCCATGTGTAGCCGCCGATTGTGCAGTACAGAAAATGGAAACAGAAGAGCCGCTGTTTGAGGTGTAGCAGGGGTTTCGGACAGTATGCTGTCCGCCTGCGTAACGGCATGCGCTTGCAAGCGCATGTTCCTAAGGGCAAGGCCGAAGCGAGTTTCGGATCTTCCCATTTTCTGTACTGCACAATCGGGAACCCCGCAGGGGCGGCTACGCCTGGGTCGCCTTTCTTTGAATTCTTTCTTTGGCGACGCAAAGAAAGAATTTCGGCCGCCGGGCCGAGACCCGGCCTGGTTCCACGAAGGGTAATCGCTTTAATCAAAGTACGACAATGCAACAAACGACGCTAGGCTCCTGCCTGCGCAGGAGCGACGAATCTGAGATTGCCGCGTATCTTATGATTGCCGTTCATCGACAGAACCCCATCCTCATCCCAACCTTCTCCACCGCGCCGCTTGCAAGCGGCTTAGAGATTCATGGCACAAAGCTACGCTTTGCGAATTCCCACGAATCTCCTTGAAGGAGAAGGAGCAAAACCTATGCTGCCAATATAAAGAAATTGAACTTGCCTCAATTCAATTAAAGTTTGACCTCGACCAGTGCAATGAGCCTTGGCTCAAGGCAAAGGAAAAATCAAACATGTCGTCGTTGCATGCGCATAAACCTTCCCCGCCGCATCCACAATGCGCCCCTCAGCAGTGCCTACCTGCTTGCCCACCTGAATGACCTTGCCCTCAGCCCGCACAGGCCCGGTCTTGGCGCTCATGGCACGGATCAGATTCACCTTGATCTCCAGCGTGGTATAACCCACACCTGCTGGTAACATTGATTGCACGGCACAGCCAACGGCAGAGTCCAGCAGGGTACAGAAATAGCCACCATGCACACTGCCCAGCGGGTTGTAATGCTGCAAACCCGGCGTACCCTGGAACACGATGCGGCCAGCTTCACCTTCTACCGGGATGAAATCCAAAGTCTTGCCTATGTGGGCGACCGGGTATTTCCCTTCGAGGATGCCACGCAAGAAATCGATACCGCTGACGGCTTTCAATTGATCCAGCCCTAGCACGCCGGGTTCTGCCATGCGGGCGCGGACTGTAGCTTCCTGTTCCTGCCATTGTTTCAAAATCGCTGCTGCATCACTCTTTGCCTCACTCATCATGCATCCTTCCGGGGAAATAAAATCATTTGGGTACAACGGAACAGGGCAATCGTCTTCCCCTCATAACTGACTATGGCATCCCAGACCTGGGTCGTGCGGCCCAGGTGCACGGCAGTGGCGACCACGCTGATGGTGCCGGCGCGGGCGGTGCCCAGGTGATTGGATTTCAGTTCAATTGTCGTAAAACTCTGTGCCCCTTCAGGCAGGCTGGCGACGCAACCATAACCGCAGGCGGTGTCGGCCAGGGTCACCACGCTGCCTGCATGCAGATAGCCATTTGGGGCCAGCAGATGTGGCAGAACCGGCAACTCCGCCGTGACTTTGCCTTTTTCTACCGCCAGGATATTGATACCAAGGTGACCGGGCAAAAATTTGGCACCAAACTGGTTCAGGCGTTGTGCCTGTTCTTCTGCTGCTGTATTAGTGGCAGTATCTGCTGAGGACATCATTTTTCCTTTGCTCATATAAACTACTTTCCAGGCTACATTCTAGGTATTGCAGGAAAGCGCTGACAGTGTCAGTATTGACTCTTTTGATGCAGATTACGACAAATGGCACATATCGAAGTCTGGCTTTACCCTCAATGCATGGCATCTGCGGTCACTGGCCCGCTGGATGTGTTTGCGGTCGCCAATGCCATCTGGTCGCTGAAGAACGTCGATGATGTAGATCCCCTGTTCACCTGGAGCACCCATTCCATCGATGGCAAGCCTGTCATGACACCTGCCAGGGTCAGCCTGGGTGCCGATGCCTGCATACGTGCTGACAGCAAGGCTGACATCATTTTATTACCCGGTCTGTACATGGAAAACGGTGTTACCGGCCTGACCAGCAGCATGCATGCGATGCGTGAACTTTTCCCCATATTGCGAACCAGACACGCACAGGGCTGTGTACTGGCCGCCAATTGCAGCGCCACCTTCTTGCTGGCAGAGGCTGGTTTGCTGGATGGTGGCCATGCAACAACAACCTGGTGGCTGGAAAGGGCATTCAAGACCCGTTACCCAGAAGTCAGCCTGCGCCTGTCCGAAGTACTGGATGAATATGAAAATATCCTGACCAGCGGCGCCGCTACCAGCTTTTTGAATCTTGCCTATCACCTGGTGGAGCGCTTTGGTGGCCAGGATATCGCCAGCGGTGTCGCCAAGACTTTGCTGATAGATGCCAACCGCACTTCGCAAATGCCGTATATGCAAATGCTGAGCCTGACCCAGCAAGATACCCACCAGCATGAAAACATCCTGGTGCAGCGTGCCCAAAAATGGCTGAGCCTGCATCATCACCTGCCTTTTCGCCTGCCTGCGCTGGCCCGGCATCTGGCAGTCAGTGAACGCACTGTGATACGTCACTTCCATCAGACGCTGGATACCACACCAGCCACCTACGCCCAGCAAGTCAAGATGGACATCGCCAAGCGTCTGCTGGAAACCACTACCCTGACACTGGAACAAGTGGCAGAACGCACAGGTTATAGCGACCCCAGCTCATTCCGCCGTCTGTTTAAAAAACACTCAGGCCTGTCACCAGCCAGTTATCGCGAACAATTCAGGCCAGCAAGACGCCTGGCAACCAGCACCTGAGAGCCAGGCTACAAATTTCATACAAAAAAGTTAAGGAAATTCGCTTTAATTTCCATGGGGAAATTA
It encodes the following:
- a CDS encoding long-chain fatty acid--CoA ligase, with translation MNTLHYAHWPQGLPHHLIAPEASVYTNLQVSALRYPDKAAIIFYDTVITYRQLHEEVLALAGYLQEVCGVQKGDRVLLNMQNSPQFVIGFYAIMRADAMVVPVNPMLMTDELAHYIDDSGARTALVSQEIFARLQPLLGHSILQHAVVATYSDHLTAATTLTIPDFVKAERQVAEQAGVSSWQAAITAGHQPRPHAAGPDDLACMPYTSGTTGKPKGCIHNHRSVMFNIVGSPTWSGAIVATHVALAVLPFFHVTGMQSVMNAMIYCGGTLVILPRWDRDAAGQLITRYAVSNWTLVPSMMIDFLSNPRLAEYDISKLTRVSGGGAAMPAAIAQKLLELSGQVYMEGYGLSETMAPSHLNPPQRMKQQCLGMPYFNVDSRIVDPTTLQEVKQGETGEIWIHGPQVFQGYWKDPQKTADSFAELDGKKFFRSGDLGYMDPEGFFFFTDRLKRMINASGFKVWPAEVESMMYQHPSIQECCIIAAHDAYRGETVKAVVVKKPGSDVTAEDIMNWAHEKMAAYKVPKFVEFVDSLPKSGTGKVMWRTLQEKEAAKK
- a CDS encoding PaaI family thioesterase, which encodes MSEAKSDAAAILKQWQEQEATVRARMAEPGVLGLDQLKAVSGIDFLRGILEGKYPVAHIGKTLDFIPVEGEAGRIVFQGTPGLQHYNPLGSVHGGYFCTLLDSAVGCAVQSMLPAGVGYTTLEIKVNLIRAMSAKTGPVRAEGKVIQVGKQVGTAEGRIVDAAGKVYAHATTTCLIFPLP
- a CDS encoding PaaI family thioesterase, with the translated sequence MSSADTATNTAAEEQAQRLNQFGAKFLPGHLGINILAVEKGKVTAELPVLPHLLAPNGYLHAGSVVTLADTACGYGCVASLPEGAQSFTTIELKSNHLGTARAGTISVVATAVHLGRTTQVWDAIVSYEGKTIALFRCTQMILFPRKDA
- a CDS encoding GlxA family transcriptional regulator — encoded protein: MAHIEVWLYPQCMASAVTGPLDVFAVANAIWSLKNVDDVDPLFTWSTHSIDGKPVMTPARVSLGADACIRADSKADIILLPGLYMENGVTGLTSSMHAMRELFPILRTRHAQGCVLAANCSATFLLAEAGLLDGGHATTTWWLERAFKTRYPEVSLRLSEVLDEYENILTSGAATSFLNLAYHLVERFGGQDIASGVAKTLLIDANRTSQMPYMQMLSLTQQDTHQHENILVQRAQKWLSLHHHLPFRLPALARHLAVSERTVIRHFHQTLDTTPATYAQQVKMDIAKRLLETTTLTLEQVAERTGYSDPSSFRRLFKKHSGLSPASYREQFRPARRLATST